The stretch of DNA TACTTTGTCTGAAGTGACTGCGTTGTTGCTCAGTCTTAAagtactaatttttttttccccactcgTATTTCTGACTTGCCCTCTGTTGCCCGATTCCTCAACCCATCATTTGTCCATATAGATTGCAGAGTGCTGCAGGAAGCCGTGTAACCTGTCTCGTTTGAGACCTGCGGATGTTAGCGCTGTTATATCAGTAACAGTAATCCCGAACTTTGTTGTTAAACCGCAGTAGGAAGGCTTCTGAGAGATGACTTTTGTGATTTGGGTTTTCCCCTATCAGATCAGTAAGTACaaatcctgttttattttgttaatcaTAAGAACGTGTTCCGCTAGAACGTTACGTTAGCATGTTACATTGTTAAGAGTAGGTCTGTGTTTAGCAGTGAAATGAGATATCCAAATTGCATATAAATGATTCACTGTGTAATTATATGGTTTCTGTGCTGTATGCGTTgtaaacatttttctcctccttctttttcGTCTTCCTTGGTATCTAGGGACAATCAAACGAGACAAATACAAGATGCTGTTTCAAATGTGGAAAAACATTTTGGAGAATTGTGCCAAATATTTGCTGGATATGTACGTAAAACTGCCAGACTACGAGACAAAGCAGATCTTCtagtaaatgaaatatatgcaTATGCAGCCACAGAGACACCAAACTTAAAAGTTGGACTGAAAAACTTTGCAGATGAATTTTCCAGACTTCAGGATTATCGCCAGGCAGAGgtacaaaatgaaagctgtacGTGTTGCGTTTGCCATCTGAACTTTGCAGTTACTTATCTGtgattaaagggaaaaatatgcTCTGTAATCAGAAGAGAAACATGGAAGAAACCACTCTTAAATAAGCACAGAGCTTATTAGTGCCAGAGCAAGAGAAGCTGCCAAATCGCTCATAGTTTACTGTGCTAATAACTTTAGTGAAAACTGCGTGTAATTAATCCTGGTGAAGTCAATGAAACTGTGCATGTAAATGCTCACAAAATTCGAGATAGAGCAATTCTGTTACTGGTCTCAGATTCTGGATTATGATCTGAGATTAACGAAGCTGTgattttgtttgattgattgat from Coturnix japonica isolate 7356 chromosome 2 unlocalized genomic scaffold, Coturnix japonica 2.1 chr2random1524, whole genome shotgun sequence encodes:
- the LOC107306793 gene encoding protein FAM92A-like, translating into MMMLGRGLDARDNQTRQIQDAVSNVEKHFGELCQIFAGYVRKTARLRDKADLLVNEIYAYAATETPNLKVGLKNFADEFSRLQDYRQAEVDRLEAKVVEPLKSYGTIVKLKRVSQTCCLSQSALWGSGHLIEKFYFVMGEWL